A single Cyclopterus lumpus isolate fCycLum1 chromosome 15, fCycLum1.pri, whole genome shotgun sequence DNA region contains:
- the ppifa gene encoding peptidylprolyl isomerase Fa isoform X1, with the protein MLRIRYRVRYSTPGVVAARLFSSGPAKNPVVFLDIEADSEPLGRITIELNADVVPKTAANFRALCTGEPGFGFKGSVFHRVIPEFMCQVRVTVKMEAHWMCSPCCLLLCFLFQGGDFTNHNGTGGKSIYGKTFKDENFILKHTGPGTLSMANSGPNTNGSQFFICTNKTEWLDGKHVVFGQVKDGMDVVTKMESFGLHDGGVIKTILITDSGEIPQDHTRTSVG; encoded by the exons ATGCTACGAATACGGTACCGCGTGAGATACAGCACGCCGGGCGTCGTCGCTGCGAGGCTGTTTTCTTCCGGTCCGGCCAAGAACCCCGTCGTGTTTTTGGACATCGAGGCCGACAGTGAGCCTCTCGGAAGGATAACCATCGAG TTGAATGCAGATGTCGTGCCAAAGACTGCAg CAAACTTCCGCGCACTGTGCACGGGGGAACCTGGCTTCGGATTCAAGGGATCTGTTTTCCACAGGGTCATACCTGAGTTTATGTGTCAGGTAAGAGTTACAGTAAAGATGGAGGCGCACTGGATGTGTTCGCCATGTTGTCTGttgctgtgttttctgtttcagGGGGGAGATTTCACCAACCACAACGGCACAGGAGGGAAATCTATATACGGGAAGACATTCAAAGATGAAAACTTCATATTAAAACACACTGGTCCAG GAACACTTTCGATGGCAAATTCAGGGCCAAACACCAACGGCTCCCAGTTCTTCATCTGTACGAATAAAACTGAATG GCTTGATGGTAAACACGTGGTGTTCGGGCAGGTGAAGGACGGTATGGACGTGGTCACCAAGATGGAATCGTTTGGTTTACATGACGGCGGTGTGATTAAAACAATTCTCATCACTGACAGTGGGGAGATCCCCCAAGATCACACAAGGACTTCTGTCGGATGA
- the ppifa gene encoding peptidylprolyl isomerase Fa isoform X2, translated as MLRIRYRVRYSTPGVVAARLFSSGPAKNPVVFLDIEADSEPLGRITIELNADVVPKTAANFRALCTGEPGFGFKGSVFHRVIPEFMCQGGDFTNHNGTGGKSIYGKTFKDENFILKHTGPGTLSMANSGPNTNGSQFFICTNKTEWLDGKHVVFGQVKDGMDVVTKMESFGLHDGGVIKTILITDSGEIPQDHTRTSVG; from the exons ATGCTACGAATACGGTACCGCGTGAGATACAGCACGCCGGGCGTCGTCGCTGCGAGGCTGTTTTCTTCCGGTCCGGCCAAGAACCCCGTCGTGTTTTTGGACATCGAGGCCGACAGTGAGCCTCTCGGAAGGATAACCATCGAG TTGAATGCAGATGTCGTGCCAAAGACTGCAg CAAACTTCCGCGCACTGTGCACGGGGGAACCTGGCTTCGGATTCAAGGGATCTGTTTTCCACAGGGTCATACCTGAGTTTATGTGTCAG GGGGGAGATTTCACCAACCACAACGGCACAGGAGGGAAATCTATATACGGGAAGACATTCAAAGATGAAAACTTCATATTAAAACACACTGGTCCAG GAACACTTTCGATGGCAAATTCAGGGCCAAACACCAACGGCTCCCAGTTCTTCATCTGTACGAATAAAACTGAATG GCTTGATGGTAAACACGTGGTGTTCGGGCAGGTGAAGGACGGTATGGACGTGGTCACCAAGATGGAATCGTTTGGTTTACATGACGGCGGTGTGATTAAAACAATTCTCATCACTGACAGTGGGGAGATCCCCCAAGATCACACAAGGACTTCTGTCGGATGA